One genomic window of Medicago truncatula cultivar Jemalong A17 chromosome 1, MtrunA17r5.0-ANR, whole genome shotgun sequence includes the following:
- the LOC25482524 gene encoding tRNA:m(4)X modification enzyme TRM13 homolog, producing the protein METKRCSFWLPNKNRFCANTLLSGSLFCGNHNSRAEGEWIQCPIDPSHSVLEQNLNWHVKRCPLLKQVQSLSDQPFYKKGINAGSDGEQQEEETSGFNDSKLTTMTVSSEMKRNALHGMSVPKFCNLIEKIESVHESLCKDIQDSFQMPEVCRLWIKSKEEERKLPFQEKHIMQQASIVGNLENFAVLKNSLESKPSKCGESNEGKEDGVSTVIEFGAGRGYLTQMLADCYGINRVFLVERKAYKLKADRSLRQNENLTLERLRIDIEDLNLNAVESLQGVPFLATGKHLCGAATDLTLRCCFPEYRKDSSEQNITNINFEGLAIATCCHHLCQWKHYTNKKFFLDLGMTKGEFHAITWFTSWAVDANHDSDLPDTTNCISHFQSIKEQGNEYSDGVEKILSEMEATKRAALGFKCKWIIDIGRLMWLRELGLDAKLVRYVPPSISPENHLLLAKPLN; encoded by the exons ATGGAGACTAAGCGCTGCAGTTTCTGGCTTCCTAACAAAAACAGATTTTGTGCAAACACCCTTCTCAGTGGTTCCTT ATTCTGTGGTAATCATAACTCAAGGGCCGAAGGCGAGTGGATTCAATGCCCCATAGATCCATCACA TTCGGTGCTCGAGCAAAATCTAAATTGGCATGTTAAGCGGTGCCCATTGCTGAAACAGGTTCAATCCCTGTCCGATCAACCTTTCTATAAAAAAGGTATCAATGCTGGTTCTGATGGAGAACAACAAGAGGAGGAAACTTCAGGGTTTAATGATTCAAAATTGACTACTATGACCGTTTCTTCAGAAATGAAGAGGAATGCTCTTCATGGGATGAGTGTGCCCAAATTCTGCAATTTAATTGAGAAGATTGAATCTGTTCATGAATCCTTGTGTAAAGATATTCAGGACTCGTTTCAGATGCCGGAAGTTTGCAGACTTTGGATTaaaagcaaagaagaagaaag GAAATTGCCATTTCAGGAGAAACATATAATGCAACAGGCATCGATTGTGGGAAATTTGGAAAATTTTGCTGTATTGAAGAATTCTCTTGAAAGTAAACCATCAAAATGCGGGGAATCAAATGAGGGGAAGGAGGACGGGGTCTCTACAGTCATTGAGTTTGGAGCTGGTAGAGGATATTTAACACAAATGCTTGCAGATTGCTATGGAATCAACAGAGTCTTCCTCGTCGAGCGAAAGGCATACAAGTTGAAG GCTGATCGATCCTTGCGACAGAATGAGAATTTGACGTTAGAGCGTTTGAGAATTGACA TTGAAGATTTAAATTTGAATGCTGTTGAGTCTTTGCAAGGAGTTCCATTTCTGGCCACTGGTAAACACTTATGTGGAGCTGCAACAG ATTTGACTTTGAGATGCTGCTTTCCTGAATATAGAAAAGATAGTAGTGAACAGAACATTactaatattaattttgaaggTTTAGCTATAGCAACATGTTGTCACCATCTTTGCCAGTGGAAGCACTATACAA ATAAGAAGTTTTTCTTAGATTTGGGAATGACAAAGGGAGAATTTCATGCCATTACATGGTTTACCAGCTGGGCAGTAGATGCTAATCATGATTCAGATCTTCCTGATACTACTAATTGTATATCGCATTTTCAATCAAT AAAGGAGCAAGGTAATGAGTATTCGGATGGAGTTGAAAAAATTCTTTCAGAAATGGAAGCAACAAAACGAGCAGCACTGGGATTTAAGTGCAAGTGGATTATTGACATAGGGAGGTTGATGTGGTTAAGAGAACTTGGATTAGATGCAAAGCTTGTCAGATATGTTCCACCAAGCATTTCTCCTGAAAATCATTTACTATTAGCTAAACCTTTGAATTGA